In Peromyscus leucopus breed LL Stock chromosome 16_21, UCI_PerLeu_2.1, whole genome shotgun sequence, a single genomic region encodes these proteins:
- the Trim40 gene encoding tripartite motif-containing protein 40 — protein sequence MVPLHRDSQEDICPICLDPLKEAVSTDCRHLFCRMCLTQHMDKASVSGVLSCPVCRKPYSEGVLGDGYVCYSHQKRVCSFCETSRHLLCVECLRSPEHQSHTELSIENAISHYKERLIRRSRKLRKDLGDLQRLKAQEEEMPHALQVDWESHRLRAELQNQDQTKEQLKTLPQHWLDQQEDLPAEVAKMFNFSEAVTQLTILASDLERTARELDASTLKDASDLLHRSAPQKLEGLLSHLPPSSPNLS from the exons ATGGTCCCTCTTCACAGGGACAGCCAGGAGGACATCTGTCCCATCTGCCTGGATCCCCTGAAGGAAGCTGTGAGCACCGACTGCAGGCATCTCTTCTGCCGAATGTGCCTGACCCAGCACATGGATAAGGCCTCAGTCTCTGGCGTCCTCAGCTGCCCAGTCTGCAGGAAGCCCTATTCTGAGGGGGTCCTTGGAGATGGTTACGTCTGCTACAgccaccagaagagggtgtgcaGTTTCTGTGAGACAAGCAGACATCTCCTGTGTGTGGAATGCCTCAGGTCCCCTGAACACCAGTCTCATACTGAGCTCTCCATTGAAAATGCCATCAGCCACTATAAG GAAAGACTCATCCGCAGAAGCAGGAAACTCAGAAAGGACCTGGGGGATCTTCAACGGCTTAAGGCTCAGGAAGAGGAGATGCCACATGCTCTGCAG GTGGATTGGGAGAGCCACAGGCTAAGAGCTGAGCTGCAGAACCAAGATCAAACCAAGGAACAGCTGAAGACTCTACCTCAGCATTGGCTGGACCAACAAGAGGACCTACCAGCAGAGGTGGCTAAGATGTTTAACTTCTCTGAGGCAGTAACACAGCTCACCATCCTGGCTTCTGACCTGGAAAGGACGGCCAGGGAACTGGATGCCAGCACTCTGAAG GATGCCAGTGACTTACTGCACAG gaGTGCACCACAGAAACTAGAAGGACTCCTCTCTCATCTTCCTCCATCCAGCCCAAACCTCAGTTAG